Proteins found in one Quercus robur chromosome 2, dhQueRobu3.1, whole genome shotgun sequence genomic segment:
- the LOC126712136 gene encoding uncharacterized protein LOC126712136, which translates to MSPFKKAAVKGGSSKGKEPVIDVDDDTPLPKVPRSSSQRFDPNKFRSYSAYQSYENFFLHATPLLERAVDLPSLHNTDIPICFAHKDWNYLLSDPDIVYDELVKEFYANAIVEGDELKCWVRQKSFSVSPTYLADILHINRPIFRHSPVYDDLCPDEELLRQSLGQDLEFSPNGKSISVSSLSPKLRVLTIVMFHNLYPLSSTGYMNLGRALFLHDLVSDEEIDICAHIFHVLRKTVLRSESRICIPFCSLISRILKLKGIYPSTDESPIPKPSPINMRTYNASVGHSRKRAKPETSASHSDSQFSNLSLDEKLDRIVSSVHEVNTKMSGLTASLHHQSNRWDMKFTSLQTQLDQIQRKLEEDD; encoded by the coding sequence atgtctccattcaaaaaggctgctgtgaaaggaggttcttccaaagggaaggaacccgtaattgatgttgatgacgacacacctctcccgaaagtgcctcgctcttcatcacagcgattcgatcccaataagttcagatcctattccgcatatcagtcatatgagaacttctttcttcatgccacaccactacTAGAGAGAGCAGTGGATTTGccttcacttcataacactgacatcccgatatgttttgctcacaaggattggaattaccttctctcggatccggatatcgtgtatgacgagttggttaaagaattttatgctaatgcaattgtggagggagatgaacttaagtgctgggttcggcaaaagagcttttctgtctctcctacatacctggcagacaTTCTTCACATTAATAGACcaatttttcgtcattcaccggtctatgacgatctatgtcctgatgaggagcttctaagacaaagtcttggtcaagacttggaattctcgccaaatggaaaatccatcagtgtctcctccctttctccgaaactgcgagtgcttacaattgtgatgtttcacaatctGTACCCTTTGTccagtactgggtatatgaatctcggacgagctttgtttcttcatgatctggtttctgatgaagaaattgacatttgtgctcacatctttcatgttctgcgcaaaaccgtacttcgcagtgagtctcggatctgcattcctttctgcagtctcatttcacggatcttgaagctcaaggggatctatccatcgactgatgagtctcctatccccaaaccgagtccgatcaacatgcgtacatacaatgcaagtgttggacatagtcggaagagagccaaaccagaaacttctgcatctcacagtgactctcagttcagcaatctctccctcgatgagaaacttgatcgcattgtttcctctgtccacgaggtgaatacaaagatgtctggactcactgcttctctacaccatcaaagcaaccgatgggacatgaagtttacttctcttcagactcagttggatcagattcagaggaaactagaagaggatgactag